The following are encoded together in the Salvia hispanica cultivar TCC Black 2014 chromosome 6, UniMelb_Shisp_WGS_1.0, whole genome shotgun sequence genome:
- the LOC125194978 gene encoding uncharacterized protein LOC125194978 → MRMHEKVYGFPGMLGSNDCMHWQWKNCPTAWRGQFTSGYKGNHPTMILEAVADHRLWIWHAYFGVAGSNNDINVLNSSNLFADQCRGRGPAIEFTANRRQYHMGYYLADGIYPRWPVFLKTISFLMGERRVLFAAKQEVAWKDVERAFSVLQSGWEIVKEAGRVTDWADDEGGSSSSTTTPPHVRGLPMGFSEVLTRQTSMRSQQDHAQVMNDMIEEVWKRNGH, encoded by the exons ATGAGGATGCACGAGAAGGTGTACGGCTTCCCTGGAATGCTAGGGAGCAACGACTGTATGCACTGGcagtggaagaattgtccgacggcgtggagaggccaatttacCAGTGGGTACAAGGGCAAccacccgacgatgatcctcgaagcCGTCGCTGACCATCGGctctggatctggcatgcatACTTCGGTGTAGcggggtcgaacaacgacatcaacgtcctcaactcgtccaaCCTCTTCGCCGATCAATGCAGGGGTCGCGGCCCGGCCATCGAGTTCACTGCCAACAGACGCCAATATCATATGGGGTACTATTTGGCCGATGGCATATATCCAAGGTGGCCTGTTTTTTTGAAGACGATCAGCTTCCTAATGGGTGAAAGGAGAGTGTTATTTGCGGCAAAGCAGGAGGTTGCGtggaaggatgtggagcgggctttTAGTGTGCTCCAATCGGGGTGGGAAATAGTGAAAG AAGCTGGACGTGTCACCGATTGGGCCGATGATGAAGGTGGATCTAGCTCCAGCACGACGACCCCGCCTCACGTTCGAGGATTACCGATGGGCTTCAGTGAGGTTCTAACTAGACAGACCTCAATGCGCAGCCAACAAGACCATGCTCAGGTCATGaacgacatgattgaagaagtttggaagCGTAATGGCCATTGA
- the LOC125192326 gene encoding proteasome subunit beta type-4-like encodes MMNLADSAPAKNNLLGSEADSQRTLYPYVTGTSVIGIKYKDGLLFAADMGGSYGSTLRYKSVERLKAVGKHSVIGASGEISDFQEIMRYLDELILFDNMWDDGNSLGPKEVHNYLTRVMYNRRNKFNPLWNSLVLGGIKNGKKYLGTVSMIGVHYEDDHVATGFGNHLARPILRDEWHENLTYEEGVKLLEKCMRVLLYRDRSAVNKLQIAKITEEGFTVSEPYSLKTFWDFNAFKNPTLGAEGSW; translated from the exons ATGATGAAT TTGGCCGATTCAGCTCCAGCTAAGAACAATTTGCTCGGTTCGGAAGCCGATTCTCAAAGAACTCT gTATCCATATGTTACAGGGACCTCTGTGATTGGGATTAAGTACAAGGATGGCCTTCTCTTTGCTGCTGATATGGGAG GTTCATATGGGTCTACCCTTCGTTACAAGTCTGTGGAGAGACTAAAGGCAGTGGGGAAACATTCTGTCATTGGTGCTAGTGGCGAAATCAGTGATTTTCAGGAGATCATGCGCTACCTTGATGAGCTGAT CTTGTTTGACAACATGTGGGATGATGGAAACTCCCTTGGTCCTAAAGAGGTGCACAACTATCTCACAAGGGTGATGTATAATCGCCGTAATAAGTTCAATCCGCTATGGAATTCACTTGTACTTGGTggtataaaaaatggaaagaagTATCTTGGAACA GTAAGCATGATTGGCGTACATTATGAGGACGACCATGTTGCAACTGGATTTGGGAACCACTTGGCCAGGCCAATTCTCCGTGATGAGTGGCATGAGAACCTGACGTATGAAGAAGGTGTGAAATTACTAGAGAAATGCATGCGCGTGCTTCTTTACCGTGATAGGTCAGCTGTCAACAAACTTCAG ATTGCGAAGATCACAGAGGAGGGCTTCACAGTTTCGGAGCCATACTCATTGAAGACCTTCTGGGATTTCAATGCTTTCAAAAATCCCACCCTGGGCGCTGAGGGTTCTTGGTAG
- the LOC125193392 gene encoding uncharacterized protein LOC125193392 isoform X2, translating to MASKGRRQCKKNVRLQDEPNISHQRLTNPEDFTTRTTLGRRVYTRNIHQEESNTVTHSNHEDMSIDIEQEEDEDGAFGASIVEKESRGPTYMKNIWGRPLNLPLMSVEYNEFGQPIGGEKSKLCHFLGTIARNGHQCPLDIKSWHAMPKENKDEMLNIVKSRFEMPIIAEKWILASIGLKWRTWKHHLKPRYWADVSIEHLIHDRDDRVSEDQWINLLAYWRTDKAKTKEQGRCPTRAQLFRSCFVSSNGNSSDVVSSKITAMAECRDQLSEDSENVIAPNDIFAQVIGKDKPGQVRIMGQGVCPSDVWNGTPINTSDRLLSEYREKNARLEAMLGAQQRPRASQADARPNAIASESLSLRSTTAQTYEVGKYVSLRSIFTQKIVAKGFIQSIDPNKKVGGQMLGLNWCEISVKVVIEPKEQLIRPYDNFQELSQTIGDTVAWPCSLVTPIE from the exons ATGGCTTCTAAAGGACGAAGgcaatgtaaaaaaaatgttcgTTTACAAGACGAACCAAATATATCACATCAAAGATTGACAAATCCTGAAG ATTTTACTACTAGGACTACATTAGGCAGAAGAGTTTATACTAGAAACATACATCAAGAAGAGTCAAACACAGTCACACATTCAAACCATGAGGATATGAGTATTGACATTGAACAAGAGGAAGATGAAG ACGGTGCATTTGGAGCTAGCATTGTTGAAAAGGAAAGTAGAGGCCCTAcctatatgaaaaatatatggGGTCGTCCTTTGAACTTACCCCTCATGTCAGTTGAATATAACGAGTTTGGTCAACCTATAGGTGGTGAGAAAAGCAAGCTTTGTCATTTCTTAGGTACGATTGCAAGAAATGGCCATCAATGTCCATTAGATATTAAAAGTTGGCACGCAATGCCAAAGGAGAATAAAGATGAGATGCTCAATATTGTAAAG TCGCGGTTCGAGATGCCTATCATTGCCGAGAAGTGGATCTTAGCCTCCATCGGACTTAAATGGAGAACTTGGAAGCATCATTTAAAACCACGATATTGGGCCGACGTATCTATTGAGCATTTAATACATGACCGAGATGATAGAGTTTCTGAAGATCAATGGATCAATCTCCTTGCTTATTGGAGAACAGATAAGGCAAAG ACAAAGGAACAAGGACGATGCCCGACTCGTGCTCAACTATTTCGTTCGTGCTTTGTTTCTTCAAATGGAAACTCAAGTGACGTTGTCTCGAGTAAAATT ACAGCTATGGCAGAATGTAGGGATCAACTATCTGAAGATTCTGAAAATGTAATTGCTCCAAATGATATATTTGCCCAAGTTATAGGGAAGGACAAACCTGGTCAGGTAAGAATAATGGGCCAAGGAGTGTGTCCCTCAGATGTATGGAATGGGACTCCTATAAACACATCAGACCGTTTACTAAGTGAGTACAGAGAAAAAAATGCACGACTAGAGGCAATGCTTGGAGCACAACAAAGACCTCGTGCTTCACAAGCAGACGCAAGGCCAAATGCGATAGCATCCGAATCTCTTTCACTACGTTCTACGACGGCTCAAACTTATGAg GTTGGAAAATATGTTTCCTTGAGAAGTATTTTCACACAGAAAATCGTTGCTAAAGGATTTATTCAGAGCATTGATCCAAATAAAAAGGTTGGCGGACAAATGTTAGGATTGAATTGGTGTGAAATTAGTGTTAAAGTTGTGATTGAGCCGAAGGAACAATTGATTAGGCCTTATGACAACTTTCAAGAGCTTTCCCAAACAATTGGTGATACGGTTGCTTGGCCATGTTCCTTG GTGACGCCTATTGAGTAG
- the LOC125193392 gene encoding uncharacterized protein LOC125193392 isoform X1 → MASKGRRQCKKNVRLQDEPNISHQRLTNPEDFTTRTTLGRRVYTRNIHQEESNTVTHSNHEDMSIDIEQEEDEDGAFGASIVEKESRGPTYMKNIWGRPLNLPLMSVEYNEFGQPIGGEKSKLCHFLGTIARNGHQCPLDIKSWHAMPKENKDEMLNIVKSRFEMPIIAEKWILASIGLKWRTWKHHLKPRYWADVSIEHLIHDRDDRVSEDQWINLLAYWRTDKAKNTSKRNKIARAKKTKEQGRCPTRAQLFRSCFVSSNGNSSDVVSSKITAMAECRDQLSEDSENVIAPNDIFAQVIGKDKPGQVRIMGQGVCPSDVWNGTPINTSDRLLSEYREKNARLEAMLGAQQRPRASQADARPNAIASESLSLRSTTAQTYEVGKYVSLRSIFTQKIVAKGFIQSIDPNKKVGGQMLGLNWCEISVKVVIEPKEQLIRPYDNFQELSQTIGDTVAWPCSLVTPIE, encoded by the exons ATGGCTTCTAAAGGACGAAGgcaatgtaaaaaaaatgttcgTTTACAAGACGAACCAAATATATCACATCAAAGATTGACAAATCCTGAAG ATTTTACTACTAGGACTACATTAGGCAGAAGAGTTTATACTAGAAACATACATCAAGAAGAGTCAAACACAGTCACACATTCAAACCATGAGGATATGAGTATTGACATTGAACAAGAGGAAGATGAAG ACGGTGCATTTGGAGCTAGCATTGTTGAAAAGGAAAGTAGAGGCCCTAcctatatgaaaaatatatggGGTCGTCCTTTGAACTTACCCCTCATGTCAGTTGAATATAACGAGTTTGGTCAACCTATAGGTGGTGAGAAAAGCAAGCTTTGTCATTTCTTAGGTACGATTGCAAGAAATGGCCATCAATGTCCATTAGATATTAAAAGTTGGCACGCAATGCCAAAGGAGAATAAAGATGAGATGCTCAATATTGTAAAG TCGCGGTTCGAGATGCCTATCATTGCCGAGAAGTGGATCTTAGCCTCCATCGGACTTAAATGGAGAACTTGGAAGCATCATTTAAAACCACGATATTGGGCCGACGTATCTATTGAGCATTTAATACATGACCGAGATGATAGAGTTTCTGAAGATCAATGGATCAATCTCCTTGCTTATTGGAGAACAGATAAGGCAAAG AATacaagtaaaagaaataaaattgctCGAGCAAAAAAG ACAAAGGAACAAGGACGATGCCCGACTCGTGCTCAACTATTTCGTTCGTGCTTTGTTTCTTCAAATGGAAACTCAAGTGACGTTGTCTCGAGTAAAATT ACAGCTATGGCAGAATGTAGGGATCAACTATCTGAAGATTCTGAAAATGTAATTGCTCCAAATGATATATTTGCCCAAGTTATAGGGAAGGACAAACCTGGTCAGGTAAGAATAATGGGCCAAGGAGTGTGTCCCTCAGATGTATGGAATGGGACTCCTATAAACACATCAGACCGTTTACTAAGTGAGTACAGAGAAAAAAATGCACGACTAGAGGCAATGCTTGGAGCACAACAAAGACCTCGTGCTTCACAAGCAGACGCAAGGCCAAATGCGATAGCATCCGAATCTCTTTCACTACGTTCTACGACGGCTCAAACTTATGAg GTTGGAAAATATGTTTCCTTGAGAAGTATTTTCACACAGAAAATCGTTGCTAAAGGATTTATTCAGAGCATTGATCCAAATAAAAAGGTTGGCGGACAAATGTTAGGATTGAATTGGTGTGAAATTAGTGTTAAAGTTGTGATTGAGCCGAAGGAACAATTGATTAGGCCTTATGACAACTTTCAAGAGCTTTCCCAAACAATTGGTGATACGGTTGCTTGGCCATGTTCCTTG GTGACGCCTATTGAGTAG